In Streptococcus parapneumoniae, the genomic stretch GATTTCACCTTGTAGTGGTAATCCACCATTGATAACAATTTTTCTCATTCTAAGTTTTCAATACTCTTTCAAGATTTCTAATAAGGTCTTTAAAATAAATTATATCATAAATGCAACCTTTTTTCCATCCTTTTCAATTTTATTGGATAAATCAGAGTTGACGAGTTAGTAACTGAATTACTTAATACTCAATGAAAATCAAAGAGCAAACTAGGAAACTAGCCGCAGGCTGCTCAAAACACTGTTTTGAGGTTGTAGATAGAACTGACGAAGTCAGTTACCTATACCTACGGCAAGGCGATATTGACGTGATTTGAAAAGATTTTCGAAGAGTATGAATTACTAATCTTTCTCGAATCGCTATTGCCCTTTTTTGTCCCCTGAAACCAAGTAGGAGCTAAGACTAGCTCCCTTATCTAAGTATCGGAATACGGCTGTTCAACTAAATTTTAACAAGAACTTCTCCCCCTTCTCTCAGTTCACAGAAGCGTTTGATACATACCGTCCTATATTTCATGAACAAGACGTTTTCAGGCTAGCATCCTATCAGACAATCTATTTTAAAAATAACCGTGACTCAGGATTACTTCTATCTGTCGTTTTCCCTGATTCAATAAATGTTGCGACTTTCATTTTTTATCCTTCTCTATTTATCATAAACAGGACGTGTCAATCCTTGAGTATCGGGGTCTGCAAGACCTATACTTTCTCTATTGAGGTAAGTTGGATCAGCAATCATTTTGACAACAACGTCTGCCATACTTTGACGTGAGCCGGAGACACCGACATATGATTCTCCTTTGTGCGTAATACTGTATTTCAGCTCATCACGGTCATTTAACCAAGGCAAACGTAAAGTGGTGTAATCTAAACCTGATTTTTCTAACAATTCGTCAGAACGTCGAGCTCGATTGAGTCCTGCTTACGTAAGCATTTCTGTATTCCAACGACCATATTCTCCAGGAACTTCTCCATAAATTCCTAAAACATTTGAAGCTATAAGACGTTTAACATCATTTTTAATCATTGCTGCAATAACACCTTGAGTCAGTTTGTTATCAGGGTCATGGTCAACATTTGAAATAAAAACAATATCTTGTCCTTGAACAGGCTTGTCCAACATTTCTTGGTCGTGAATGTCAGCATCTACTATCCTTACACGCGCAGGATTCATAGCCACTAAGTCATCAACACGATGACTTTTTCGTAAATAAAGTGTCAATTGAACATCATCTTGTTCGCCCAAAAGACGCTTCGCTACAATCCGTGCAATTTGTCCATTGGCACCCAAAATTAAAACATTTTTCATTTATTATTCCTCAAATAATCTTAAAAATTAATCATTAGCATGAATGTCATAAACTGACAAGAGATAATCTCCAACACCTGGTGCGTCTGGGTCATGAACACCTTTTTCTTTATCAAGGGCACGAATCTCTGCCATTTCTTCAGCGGTCAATTCAAAATCAAAAATATTTTTGCTTGATGCCATGCGAACTTTCTTGGTTGATTTTGGCAAAACAATGATACCTTCTTGCACTTCAAATCGCAAAATAATTTGCCCAGCATCTTTGCCATATTTGTTAGCCAAAGCTGTGATGATTGGTTCAGCAAATAAATCTTTATTTTCTTGTCCGAGTGGCGCCCAAGCTTCGATTTTAACATCATCCTTTGCAAGCAAATCACGTAGAGCTTTTTGTTGGAAATATGGGTTGAACTCTACCTGGTTAACAGCTGGAATCGTATTGAAATGTGGAACAAATTGATTACAAAAGTTTGACGTGAAGTTTGATACACCGATTGATTTGATTTTACCAGCTGATTTGGCTTCTTCTAGAGCTTTCCAAGCTTCTTCGACTTTGCCATAAGGTTGGTGAAGCAGGTGGAGGTCAAGGTAATCAAGCCCCATTTTTTCCAAGGTTGCATCAATGATTGCTTTAGCAGTTTCGTAAGCATAATCTTGAATCCAAAGTTTACTAGTGACAAAGATTTCATCACGTGGAATGCCTGAATCTTTGATAGCTTGTCCGACTTCTTTTTCGTTAAAATAAGCTTGTGCTGTATCAATATGACGGTAACCAACTTCTAAGGCTTCCTTAACAGCTGTATAGGTCGAGCCGTCTGCAGGAATTTGGAAAACACCAAATCCAACTGCTGGAATACGATTGCCATCATTTAAAGTAATTGTTTTCATCTTTAGTTTCCTCCATTTTTTCTCTGTTCAATCAAACGCAAGAACATGTCAACTGTTGAAGCATCTTGGTGATTGAAAAACAGACTTTCTTTTGTATCAAGTTCTGCAATGGCTGTCATATCTTCATCCGTTAAGTTAAAATCAAAAACATCAATATTCTCAGCCATACGCTCTGGTTTTACTGATTTTGTCAAGTAGACGATACCACGCTCCACCTGCCAACGAATCATAATTTGAGCTGTGGACTTACCATATTTTTCCGCAATCACCACTAGTGTCGGATGAGAAAAGATGCCATTTCTACCTTCTGCAAAAGTAGCCCATGACTCCATCTGAACATTGTTTTTGATCATATTCTCTTGTGCGAAAATCTGTTGATTAAACGGATGAGTTTCAACTTGATTGACCTGTGGTGTGATTTCATTAAAAGCCACCAGATCACTCAGACGATCGGGATAGAAATTGCTGACACCAATGGCACGCAGTTTACCTTCTTTATACAAGTCCTCCAAGGCACGATAAGAACCATAGTAATCTGAAAAGGGCTGATGACGGAGCATCAAGTCTAGATAATCTAAGCCATGACTTCCAATGAATGTAGAACAGCTTTTCTCGTTTTCTCATAACCGTAATGCTCTAGCCAGACTTTGCTAGTAATGAAAAATTCTTCCCTTGGCAAACCTGATTCTGCGATAGCTTCACCAACTTCTTTTTCATTGGCATAAGACTGAGCCGTATCAAAATGACGATAGCCAACCTTAATAGCATCAAGTACGGCCTGCTTGGTTTCACTGGCAGGAATTTTGAAAACACCAAATCCAAGAATTGGCATCTTCACTCCATTGTTCAAACTAATGTGTTTCATAGGATTCATCTCACTTTCTAACCTTATTATAGTCCTATTTTGTTTAGCTGTACAATAGCAAAGAAAAATAGCAGTATTCATTTTTTTTTAATACTACTATCTATACTAAACCTAATCCTCCTTCAATTGCCTTAGAATCACAAGAACTACCAGAGTCAAAAGAACGGAAAGAAGCATGGCTGGCGGAAAAATAGTAGCTGCAAGACAAGACCGACGACTTTCCCAATCGTATCAAAGAATATCCATTTCTTCATGTCTTCTATTCGTTGTTTTAAGAGAAGATTATTTGGATCATCTTGATAAAGCGAACGATAAAGCTCTCTGTTTGAAACCGTAATGAATAAGACAATCAAGCCATAGACAACTTGTGCTAACGAATCGGTAAAATTAGTTGAAACAATAGCCGTCACATAGAGGAATAACGAGGAGGCAAAGAGAAGAATCATCACCCACCAGACAGTTTTACTGGATATTTTTTGAACATAGAGCCATTCATTATGAATGATGATCAGCATACTGCCTAACCATAAAAATGAAATAATGTAGGCAAAGAAATTATTTCGCAATGCCCAAAGCCGTGTAGGAAAATCATTGGTACCTCTGTTTCATCCTCTGGAACTTGATAGAGAACGTTGGCATGGTCAACGTGAGAAGTCTGACCGGCACTGGTTTTCTCCCATTGATTAGCTGGATCAAAAGTTCCTTCAGAAGTTGTCACAATCCCACCAGCTGAGAAAATTCCTTGATCCGCGATTCGAAGTACAGTACTATCAATATTCGCTGAGCTTGCAGTCGAATTGCTGGTCGAATTTGCTTAGCAAGCAGCTAGCAAAATAGTTGCAATCGCTGTTGTTGTAAATAATTTTATTTTTCTTGAGTTCATTTCTATACCTCTAAATCTTTTTTCTTGTCCTTTGGACATGATTTTGTATAAACGATAAAAACTCGTGGGTAAAATAGTGATTTTTGATAATAGTATTTAGAATGTGAATACTAAAATAGATTTAACTCTTCTCCGTCAACTATATTTATTCTGTTCCTGAGAATGTTAAAAATATTTTCAAGCTTCCTCACCGCATTTTCATATTCATTGATTTTACTATTTAACTGATTTTGAATACCTTCAATCTCAGATTCTACCCGCTCAATCGTTAGCTACTGCGATAAGTTTAGCTTTGAACGCTCATACTTAGCTAGTCGCTTAGTGTCTTGATTCTCACTTTGTAAGTTAACAACGACTTCCGCCATCTTGTTTAGGATAGCATTTTTTCTTGTAAGTTTGTTAAATCAATGTCTAGCTGTGCAATTTCTTCAACCAGTTCATCTTTTAATTCAAAAAAGGATTTATTTTGAGTGTGCAAGGTCATCAATAAATTGATTTCTTCTATTTTTTGTTGAAGGCTAGACAGACTTATTCGTCTCATATAAGGCAGAGACTTATTGTCAAATGTCAGTTGGCGAATCAAGTCCATTCCTTTCATATGTCGATTCTTTTTTGAGTTCTCTTTATGATAAATGAAATAAGAAGATGTTTCTCGAATAAAAACCTGATACTGTTTCTTATTTTCTTGTTCTAAAATATTTAGTTGATGATTTGGAATGAAGATTAGTCCTTCTTGTCCAATCCCCATCAAAACCTTAATGAAAAGTCCATCTGAAACCACCTTTTCAACCTGCTCTTCAGCAATCTCAACTTCAAACTCATGTACAGCATCTCTCTTAGTTTTATACGTTTTCATAAGCTTCGGTTATTTCTTCTACAGTCAATACGTCTGAATACTGTTGCATTTCAAATTTTTCAAATTCCGTTTTTACGTCACTATTTTGAAGCACTTCAACCACATCAAGTTCCTTGAAGTAGGTTTCAAAATACGCAGTATCATAAAGATTTTTCTTTCTTAATAACTTATTTGGTATGGAAATGCAGCTTTTTCCATCAGTAAGAACAAAATCTATCATTTTTATCTTGCTCTTCAATTCCATTCCCAGTAACTGAGCTTTCTCAACTAAATCATCAAATGAGTTGGATCTTGGCAACAAAAATTCTAAAATCTGTTCAATCTTTCTCTTAGCAAAGTAATGTTGAAAATATTCTTTTGAATAGGGTTCTCTCTTATTCAGCTTATCTCCTCGGATGACTTGTTTCATATTCCTATCTGTCATAAAAAATCGGCTATGTTTCCTTGAGAAATCTACTTTAACATCTAGTTGCTCAGCTTTTTTCATAAAATCATTGAAGTCAATTGAATGTTCCATGAGAAAAGATAACCTCTGCTTCAATTCGTATTTGTGATTAGAACAGCGATAGACCTCGTAATCCCTATGAGAATAGCATTTAATGGGAATAATTTTTGCACCAGCTACTTTAGAAATTCTATCCGAAATCATTTGTAAATTTCTTTCAAGAGCGTAGTCTCACTTCAACTTTTTTTGAGATTAGCAGGCGATTGAGTTGATAATAATGTAATTATGACAATGATCCTGATCAACATGAGTGGCAACAATGAATTTATAGTGAGCACCTGTCAACTCTTTTATCGTTTCATAGTCAATACGATTGATTTCCTTTGGGCTTAATGTATCTTCAGTTGAGAAAGATTTAATAATATGATGAGCATGTGTTTTCTGTTGCTTTTTCTCTTGTCTATCAAACCGTGAATCGTAGAGTTGGTCATTTGAAAGGAAATTATTTTGATACATCTTTACCAGTTCCACATAGTCAGGAAAATCAAGATAATTATTCATCCCAAAATCTGAAATCAACGATAAATTCCTTATTTTCTTAGGATTAAGAATATATTTAATTAATTGACGGTGGTATTTTTTCCCATGAACAGCATAGTGCTTAGTGATGACCATAAAATTCTCTCAATCGTTGACACTTTATGTCAAAATCTTGTTGTCACTGTTTTTCTAACTCAGCTATACCGAGCTACAATTCTTTTACTTGTTGTAGACTTAATAGGTGGCTTTGATTTACCGCACGTGCAATCTGGTTTATATTATTTCCAATCCTACGAATTTCAAAAATCAGGTCTTGAAATCCTCTTGTATCGATTGTGATAAAATTCATACCAGAATCGAGTAAGGTTTTTCTGGCATAATGAGAAAAGTTTGGACATGGGCTATAAGCAATATTTTTGTTGAGGATAATTAATTCTTGGTCACTCAAATACACTTTTTTCAAATTGGTTCGATAACGATTTTCCATAATAACTTACCTCATGTACTTGTCTTTGAATGAATGGCTTAATAGAATACTTATCTCAATTTCCTTCATCAAGTTTTTAACACAGGTCAAAATGATTTCAAGATGTTCTATTATAACGGTTTGTGACGACTTTGCTAGAACAAGTAGCTCATGTAGATCTCGATAAATCTGTTCTACTTTTTGGTGCTGTAAATATTTTATCCAATCTTCAAGTTGCGGGGATGATTGACAGTTTGGTTCTAATAATTTACCCCTAGCAAAAGGGGAGAATTGCTCATATCCATCCTGTATCATCAAATTTTGTATTTCTTGATACTCTTTT encodes the following:
- a CDS encoding aldo/keto reductase, giving the protein MKTITLNDGNRIPAVGFGVFQIPADGSTYTAVKEALEVGYRHIDTAQAYFNEKEVGQAIKDSGIPRDEIFVTSKLWIQDYAYETAKAIIDATLEKMGLDYLDLHLLHQPYGKVEEAWKALEEAKSAGKIKSIGVSNFTSNFCNQFVPHFNTIPAVNQVEFNPYFQQKALRDLLAKDDVKIEAWAPLGQENKDLFAEPIITALANKYGKDAGQIILRFEVQEGIIVLPKSTKKVRMASSKNIFDFELTAEEMAEIRALDKEKGVHDPDAPGVGDYLLSVYDIHAND
- a CDS encoding SAG1252 family conjugative relaxosome accessory protein, producing MGNLVREIRKEINFSVKEYQEIQNLMIQDGYEQFSPFARGKLLEPNCQSSPQLEDWIKYLQHQKVEQIYRDLHELLVLAKSSQTVIIEHLEIILTCVKNLMKEIEISILLSHSFKDKYMR